One window from the genome of Pseudoalteromonas sp. '520P1 No. 423' encodes:
- a CDS encoding M1 family aminopeptidase, giving the protein MLAKMFIFEWRYFVRQPSFYVTSLIFFLLTFFATVSENVQIGGGGNVLYNGPFSIAQTLLIMGIFAMFLVVNFVASTATRNDTSRMSELLYSKPINPLSYQLGRFLGSFAVVATVFLFVPLGILLGTLIGGMTGWVDPERLGTTDLTHYITSYFYLSLPTLLVLSCFFYAVAIRFRSMMAVYLSAVALFILYIIAGQFASEPEYRTLAALLDPFASNTFREVTRYWTMFDKNNSGIEMTGILLQNRMIWLVVAAFIMVFFGGFSSKVRLSKVKTAKKSKKEKETDFSHLLNNNILFKSAGIQTLAHLIMRTKFEIKQVIFSAPFMVLSVLTIFLLVAPLVDPQGMFGTPNWPLTQAMVSIIINSTSLLMMIILAYYSAEIVWRERSSGMGDIVDSMPVHNITFWLSKMIAISLILVVLFVFGTGVTLLNQMFNGYSNFELSQYAIRLGYVNLVPWIMVAVMAFFLQVISPNKYIGMMLFVLYIISTIVLSNFGFSHNMFQFSGSPQVLYSDINGYGQFLTSHSWYMLYWGGVTIILGALGYALWHRGPAQPLKVRIKNVGYYLGLPGKTAIAAGLVISICAGSYIHYNTRVLNEFVIQDDREALQAEYEKEYVAFINAEIPTITKTKAIIDIYPEQLKVIAQADIIIKNTSNKAISKFLVSRPSANTQQWNVEITGGIMGEHNDKFNTAWFNFEPALQPGEERNGKLTAVRERRGFTDGNSDVNLVENGTFLNNFEIFPNFGYVPSYQLTDRHKRRQHDLEPLKRANKLEDEDFHNESFFGKGVGFIDFEAIVTTSEDQFAIAPGYLQSETVTNGRRTFHYKMDAPIVNFYSVMSAKLAQKKEQYKGINIEVYYHENHHMNVDRMIESVRDSIDYFTANFGEYQHKQMRIIEFPGYRSFAQSFANTVPYSEQIGFITDLRDPENIDPVYYVTAHEVAHQWWGHQVGAANVQGSAIISESLSQYSALMIMEKKYGPEKIRKFLKYELDRYLRGRSVEFLEEMPLLRSENQQYIHYRKGSVVMMSLKDRLGEARLNEALQAFLNEFKYQSTPYPTTLDLMAFITQDANDQEKAFVSNLFEHISLYDLKTTDVKVTQVEDQENLFDITLTIEAALNRADGQGQETPVEFTDLVDIGLFSDDPENLGADDFVMYLQKHEIKSGTNEIKLQVKGKPKFAGVDPFVKLVDKDGADNIYRL; this is encoded by the coding sequence ATGTTAGCTAAAATGTTTATCTTTGAATGGCGCTACTTTGTTAGGCAGCCATCTTTTTATGTGACCAGTTTGATTTTCTTTTTACTCACTTTTTTTGCCACGGTTAGTGAAAATGTACAAATCGGTGGTGGTGGTAACGTATTATATAACGGACCATTCTCTATCGCGCAAACACTATTAATTATGGGCATATTTGCGATGTTTTTAGTGGTGAATTTTGTTGCTAGTACTGCAACTCGTAATGATACTAGCCGCATGTCAGAACTACTTTATAGTAAACCGATTAACCCTTTAAGTTACCAATTAGGACGTTTTTTAGGGTCTTTTGCTGTTGTAGCGACTGTATTTTTATTTGTTCCTTTAGGTATTTTATTAGGTACTTTAATCGGAGGTATGACTGGTTGGGTTGATCCAGAGCGTTTAGGAACAACAGATTTAACACACTACATTACTTCTTACTTTTACCTGTCTTTACCTACTTTGTTAGTTTTATCTTGTTTCTTTTATGCTGTTGCGATTCGTTTTAGATCTATGATGGCGGTATATTTATCGGCTGTAGCCTTGTTTATTTTATATATCATTGCAGGTCAGTTTGCTTCTGAGCCTGAGTACCGTACTTTGGCTGCTTTATTAGACCCATTTGCCTCAAATACTTTTCGTGAAGTAACACGTTATTGGACTATGTTTGATAAAAATAACTCTGGTATCGAAATGACAGGCATATTGTTACAAAACCGTATGATTTGGCTGGTTGTTGCGGCATTTATCATGGTGTTTTTTGGTGGTTTTAGCAGTAAAGTGCGTTTATCTAAAGTTAAAACAGCTAAAAAATCTAAAAAAGAAAAGGAAACTGATTTCAGTCATTTATTAAATAATAATATCCTTTTTAAAAGCGCGGGAATTCAAACGCTAGCGCATTTAATTATGCGTACTAAATTTGAAATAAAGCAGGTTATTTTTAGTGCGCCTTTTATGGTTTTAAGCGTATTAACAATCTTTTTATTAGTTGCTCCTTTAGTTGACCCTCAGGGGATGTTTGGCACACCTAATTGGCCTTTAACTCAAGCTATGGTGAGTATAATTATTAACTCAACAAGTTTATTGATGATGATTATTTTAGCCTATTATAGTGCTGAAATAGTATGGCGTGAACGTAGTTCAGGTATGGGAGATATTGTTGACTCAATGCCTGTTCATAATATCACTTTTTGGTTATCAAAAATGATTGCGATCAGCCTAATTTTAGTTGTGCTATTTGTATTTGGTACAGGTGTCACTTTACTGAATCAAATGTTCAATGGTTATAGTAACTTTGAATTATCTCAATATGCGATTCGTTTAGGTTATGTGAATTTAGTGCCATGGATCATGGTAGCTGTGATGGCGTTCTTTTTACAAGTGATTAGTCCTAATAAGTATATCGGCATGATGTTATTTGTACTGTATATCATCAGCACAATTGTATTAAGTAACTTTGGTTTTAGTCATAACATGTTCCAATTCTCAGGTTCACCACAAGTACTTTATTCTGATATTAATGGTTACGGTCAATTTTTAACAAGTCATTCTTGGTATATGCTGTATTGGGGTGGCGTTACAATTATATTAGGAGCTTTAGGTTATGCATTATGGCATAGAGGGCCAGCACAACCATTAAAAGTTAGAATCAAAAATGTAGGGTATTACTTAGGTTTACCAGGTAAAACGGCAATTGCGGCAGGACTTGTTATTTCGATCTGTGCAGGGAGTTACATTCACTATAATACGCGAGTATTAAATGAATTTGTGATCCAAGATGATAGAGAAGCATTACAGGCTGAATATGAGAAAGAATATGTGGCATTTATTAATGCTGAAATTCCGACAATTACTAAAACAAAAGCCATTATTGATATTTACCCTGAGCAACTGAAGGTAATTGCGCAAGCAGATATCATCATAAAAAACACATCAAATAAAGCCATATCTAAGTTTTTAGTTTCTAGACCAAGTGCCAATACACAGCAATGGAATGTTGAAATTACAGGCGGCATTATGGGTGAACATAATGATAAATTTAATACTGCTTGGTTTAATTTCGAACCTGCGTTACAGCCTGGAGAGGAGCGTAACGGTAAATTAACAGCTGTGCGTGAAAGACGCGGTTTTACAGATGGAAATTCCGATGTTAATTTAGTTGAAAATGGTACTTTCTTAAATAACTTTGAGATTTTCCCTAACTTTGGTTATGTGCCAAGTTATCAATTAACTGATCGTCATAAACGTCGTCAACATGATTTAGAGCCATTAAAACGCGCAAATAAGCTGGAAGATGAAGATTTTCATAATGAAAGTTTTTTTGGGAAAGGTGTTGGTTTTATAGACTTTGAAGCGATTGTAACCACTTCTGAAGATCAGTTTGCTATTGCACCAGGTTATTTACAAAGCGAAACTGTGACTAATGGCCGTCGTACTTTTCATTATAAAATGGATGCGCCTATAGTTAACTTTTATTCCGTAATGTCAGCTAAGTTAGCGCAGAAAAAAGAGCAATACAAAGGCATAAATATAGAAGTGTATTACCATGAAAATCATCATATGAATGTAGATCGTATGATTGAATCAGTACGAGATTCAATTGACTACTTTACTGCTAATTTTGGTGAATACCAACATAAACAAATGCGTATTATAGAGTTTCCTGGTTATCGTTCATTTGCACAAAGTTTTGCTAATACTGTGCCTTACTCAGAACAAATTGGTTTTATTACTGATTTAAGAGACCCTGAAAATATCGACCCTGTATATTATGTTACGGCGCATGAAGTGGCTCACCAATGGTGGGGACATCAAGTCGGCGCAGCTAATGTACAAGGCAGTGCAATCATCTCGGAAAGCTTATCGCAATACTCAGCATTAATGATTATGGAGAAAAAATATGGTCCAGAAAAAATTCGTAAATTCTTAAAATATGAATTAGATCGTTATTTACGAGGTCGTAGTGTGGAGTTTTTAGAAGAAATGCCATTATTACGAAGTGAGAATCAGCAATATATTCATTATCGTAAAGGTTCAGTTGTAATGATGTCATTGAAAGATCGTTTAGGTGAAGCAAGATTAAATGAAGCTTTACAGGCATTCTTAAATGAATTTAAGTATCAAAGTACACCTTATCCAACAACGCTCGACTTAATGGCGTTTATTACACAGGATGCAAATGATCAAGAAAAAGCATTTGTGAGTAACTTGTTTGAACATATCAGTTTATATGACTTAAAAACAACGGACGTAAAAGTTACACAAGTTGAAGACCAAGAAAACTTATTTGATATTACTTTAACAATAGAAGCAGCCTTAAATCGTGCAGATGGTCAAGGTCAAGAAACACCCGTTGAGTTTACCGATTTAGTTGATATTGGCTTATTTAGTGATGATCCAGAAAACTTAGGTGCTGATGATTTTGTGATGTATTTACAAAAGCATGAAATAAAATCGGGCACGAATGAAATTAAGTTGCAGGTAAAAGGTAAACCTAAATTCGCGGGTGTTGACCCATTTGTGAAGTTGGTTGATAAAGACGGTGCAGATAATATTTACCGTTTATAG
- the yihA gene encoding ribosome biogenesis GTP-binding protein YihA/YsxC: protein MLKSRIKYSAATFTTSAPDLSKLPPDTGIEVAFAGRSNAGKSSALNTLTDQKLARTSKTPGRTQLINSFDLTDNKRLIDLPGYGYAKVPIEMKKKWQKSLGQYLQNRDSLKGIVILMDIRHPLKELDMDLITWAVDSEIPILALLTKADKLKQGPRKSEVLKVRKTLASLNADITVHAFSSLKGTGLPELGKKLDDWYLGEIIHEKPAEK, encoded by the coding sequence GTGCTTAAATCTCGTATAAAATACAGCGCAGCCACTTTCACCACCAGTGCACCAGATCTTTCTAAACTCCCACCTGATACAGGTATTGAGGTTGCTTTTGCTGGACGTTCAAATGCTGGTAAATCAAGTGCGTTAAATACATTAACAGACCAAAAACTTGCAAGAACCAGTAAAACACCTGGTCGTACTCAGTTAATAAACTCATTTGATTTAACTGACAATAAACGTTTAATCGATTTACCTGGTTACGGTTATGCCAAAGTACCGATTGAAATGAAGAAAAAATGGCAAAAATCTTTAGGCCAATATTTACAAAATAGAGATAGCTTAAAAGGTATCGTTATTTTAATGGATATTCGTCATCCACTAAAAGAATTGGATATGGATTTAATTACCTGGGCTGTGGATAGCGAAATCCCTATTTTAGCGCTATTAACTAAAGCGGATAAATTAAAGCAAGGTCCTCGTAAAAGTGAAGTATTAAAAGTACGTAAAACACTAGCAAGTTTAAATGCGGATATTACAGTGCATGCTTTTTCTTCTCTAAAAGGCACAGGATTACCTGAATTAGGTAAAAAACTTGATGATTGGTATTTAGGCGAAATCATTCATGAAAAGCCTGCTGAAAAGTAA
- a CDS encoding cytochrome c: MKKIALTLTMLFGALAANNATAFDGDATAGKAKSATCAACHGADGNAPVNIYPKLAGQSAEYLYKQLKDLKLGMTSGGSEGRMDPVMSAMAMALTDQDMKDLAAYYATLNMSEGTTPEEVVEAGTRLYKAGDAERGIPACSACHGPRGNGTSLAGFPKISFQHPEYIKAQLEKFRSGARNNDQNGMMVDISKKLTDKDIDILSKYLGGLH, encoded by the coding sequence ATGAAAAAAATAGCTCTAACTTTAACTATGTTGTTTGGTGCATTGGCTGCAAACAACGCAACAGCATTTGATGGCGATGCAACTGCTGGTAAAGCGAAGTCTGCAACATGTGCCGCATGTCACGGCGCCGATGGCAACGCACCAGTTAATATTTATCCAAAATTAGCCGGGCAAAGCGCAGAATATTTATATAAACAACTTAAAGATTTAAAGTTGGGTATGACTTCTGGCGGTAGCGAAGGTCGTATGGATCCAGTAATGAGTGCTATGGCGATGGCACTTACTGATCAAGATATGAAAGACTTAGCTGCATACTATGCAACTCTTAATATGAGTGAAGGCACAACACCAGAAGAGGTTGTTGAAGCGGGTACTCGATTATATAAAGCAGGCGATGCAGAACGTGGTATTCCTGCATGTTCAGCTTGTCATGGTCCAAGAGGCAACGGTACTTCACTAGCTGGATTCCCGAAAATCTCTTTCCAGCACCCTGAGTATATTAAAGCACAACTTGAAAAGTTCCGTAGCGGTGCACGTAATAACGACCAAAATGGTATGATGGTTGATATCTCAAAAAAATTAACTGATAAAGATATAGACATTTTATCAAAATATTTAGGCGGTCTTCATTAG